In Cervus elaphus chromosome 16, mCerEla1.1, whole genome shotgun sequence, a single window of DNA contains:
- the AQP3 gene encoding aquaporin-3 codes for MGRQKELVNRCGEMLHIRYRLFRQALAECLGTLILVMFGCGSVAQVVLSRGTHGGFLTINLAFGFAVTLGILIAGQVSGAHLNPAVTFAMCFLAREPWIKLPVYTLAQTLGAFLGAGIIFGLYYDAIWAFADNQLFVSGPNGTAGIFATYPSGHLDMVNGFFDQFIGTASLIVCVLAIVDPYNNPVPRGLEAFTVGLVVLVIGTSMGFNSGYAVNPARDFGPRLFTAIAGWGSEVFTTGRHWWWVPIVSPLLGSIAGVFVYQLMIGCHLEPPPPSTDEENVKLSHVKHKEQM; via the exons ATGGGTCGACAGAAGGAGCTGGTGAACCGCTGCGGGGAGATGCTGCACATCCGCTACCGGCTGTTCCGCCAGGCGTTGGCTGAGTGCCTGGGGACCCTCATCCTCGTG ATGTTTGGCTGTGGCTCTGTGGCCCAGGTCGTGCTCAGCCGGGGCACCCACGGGGGTTTCCTCACCATCAACCTGGCCTTTGGCTTCGCCGTCACCCTAGGCATCCTTATTGCTGGCCAGGTCTCTG GGGCCCACCTGAACCCTGCCGTGACCTTTGCGATGTGCTTCCTGGCGCGTGAGCCCTGGATCAAGCTGCCTGTGTACACCTTGGCTCAGACTCTGGGAGCCTTCCTGGGTGCTGGCATTATCTTCGGGTTGTATTACG ATGCGATCTGGGCCTTCGCTGACAACCAGCTTTTTGTTTCGGGCCCCAACGGCACGGCTGGCATCTTTGCCACCTACCCCTCTGGACACTTGGACATGGTCAATGGCTTCTTCGACCAG TTCATTGGCACGGCCTCCCTCATCGTGTGTGTGCTGGCCATTGTGGACCCCTACAACAACCCTGTCCCCCGAGGCCTGGAGGCCTTCACCGTGGGCCTGGTGGTCTTGGTCATTGGCACCTCCATGGGCTTCAACTCTGGCTACGCCGTCAACCCCGCCCGGGACTTCGGCCCCCGCCTTTTCACCGCCATCGCCGGCTGGGGCTCGGAAGTCTTCAC GACGGGCCGCCACTGGTGGTGGGTGCCCATTGTCTCTCCGCTCCTGGGTTCCATCGCGGGTGTCTTCGTGTACCAGCTCATGATCGGCTGCCACCTGGAGCCGCCCCCACCCTCCACCGACGAGGAGAATGTGAAGTTGTCCCACGTGAAGCACAAGGAGCAGATGTGA